One region of Niallia sp. Man26 genomic DNA includes:
- a CDS encoding DUF86 domain-containing protein — translation MYFVDREKIGQQLQYLQQLVQMFKEQDSFESKLEKLALERLAHMMIEAMLDVGNSMIDGFIMRDPGSYEDIMEILTDEKVLSVSVAGEIKELLGLRKTLVHDYTNISHEIVREALEKGIPSVESFSLSVKNYLINELGPVTAFKN, via the coding sequence ATGTATTTTGTGGATCGGGAAAAAATCGGGCAGCAATTACAATATTTACAGCAATTGGTTCAGATGTTTAAAGAACAGGATTCGTTTGAATCCAAACTTGAGAAATTGGCATTAGAAAGACTTGCACATATGATGATTGAGGCAATGCTTGATGTCGGCAACAGTATGATTGACGGTTTTATCATGCGAGATCCAGGCAGCTATGAGGATATTATGGAAATTCTTACTGACGAAAAAGTACTTTCAGTTAGCGTTGCAGGTGAAATTAAAGAGCTGCTAGGTTTGAGAAAAACACTGGTGCATGATTATACGAATATCTCTCATGAGATTGTCAGGGAAGCATTGGAGAAGGGAATACCTTCTGTTGAATCCTTCTCGTTATCTGTTAAAAACTACTTGATTAATGAACTCGGTCCAGTTACTGCCTTCAAAAACTAG
- the lipA gene encoding lipoyl synthase, which translates to MAERKDEYQRKPEWLKIKLNTNENYTGLKKMMREKKLHTVCEEARCPNIHECWAVRRTATFMILGDICTRACRFCAVKTGLPTELDWQEPERVADSVFSMNLKHVVITAVARDDLKDGGAAVFAETVRAIRRKNPFTSIEVLPSDMGGIEENLRQLMDAKPDIMNHNIETVERLTPRVRARAKYQRSLEFLRRAKEMYPEIPTKSSLMIGLGETKEEIIQTMDDLRANNVDIMTIGQYLQPTAKHLKVQKYYHPDEFKELKKIALSKGFSHCEAGPLVRSSYHADEQVSEAKKNQMLSGQKKEA; encoded by the coding sequence ATGGCAGAAAGAAAAGACGAATACCAACGAAAACCTGAATGGCTGAAAATCAAACTTAACACGAATGAAAACTACACTGGTTTAAAAAAAATGATGCGAGAAAAAAAGCTGCATACAGTATGTGAAGAAGCAAGATGTCCGAATATTCATGAATGCTGGGCTGTGAGACGAACAGCTACCTTCATGATTTTAGGAGATATTTGTACAAGAGCATGCCGATTCTGTGCAGTTAAAACAGGCTTGCCGACAGAGCTTGACTGGCAAGAGCCGGAAAGAGTTGCTGATTCTGTTTTTAGTATGAACTTAAAGCACGTTGTTATCACAGCTGTCGCAAGAGACGATTTGAAGGATGGCGGTGCAGCTGTTTTTGCTGAAACGGTACGGGCAATCCGCAGGAAAAATCCATTTACTAGCATAGAGGTCCTTCCGTCTGATATGGGAGGAATAGAGGAGAATCTGCGCCAATTAATGGATGCGAAGCCTGATATTATGAACCATAATATTGAGACAGTAGAGCGCCTGACGCCAAGAGTACGTGCACGTGCTAAATATCAAAGATCGCTTGAGTTTTTGAGAAGAGCAAAAGAAATGTATCCTGAGATTCCTACAAAATCAAGCTTGATGATTGGATTAGGGGAAACGAAGGAAGAAATCATTCAAACGATGGATGATTTGCGAGCAAACAACGTTGATATCATGACAATAGGACAATACTTGCAGCCAACAGCAAAGCATCTTAAAGTACAAAAGTATTATCATCCAGATGAATTTAAGGAACTAAAGAAAATTGCTTTAAGCAAAGGCTTCAGTCACTGTGAAGCAGGTCCGCTTGTCCGTTCTTCGTATCATGCGGATGAACAAGTCAGTGAGGCAAAGAAAAACCAAATGCTTTCAGGACAAAAGAAAGAAGCATAA
- a CDS encoding EAL domain-containing protein, giving the protein MEQNVSAALHKGNEVAVIVFSIHNLAILKREMDSAASQRLWEQVREAFHTVIREEIPSDQIAAVRAYYQDGIALFLKIDHKMDTVPNIDFTIQLILEKLQTKVWRSLQQSVQPIFCTGYIFIDRQIDQLRDAIYLAYQQALSMAQKGLTSEFNEMSFALGKIVANKDISLLAQPILDVETNKVKACEMLTRGPVGTSLENPLQLFSVARQTNHLYDLEMVVLEKALEQIKLTTWKFDIFINFTPLTLGNQHFVKDLKKLMNKYKEISPNRITIEVTERDSIEGLEYFISNLKLLRLIGFRVAIDDTGAGYASLNSISEIMPDIIKIDRSVIQNIDKNSVKESMLKGLLLIAKEVGSIVVAEGIESAEEALVLSRNKVDLAQGYFYARPTSLSNNLQTIV; this is encoded by the coding sequence GTGGAGCAAAACGTAAGTGCGGCCCTTCATAAAGGAAATGAAGTGGCTGTAATTGTCTTTTCCATCCATAACTTGGCCATCTTAAAACGGGAAATGGACAGCGCAGCATCCCAAAGATTATGGGAGCAAGTGAGAGAAGCATTCCATACCGTTATTAGAGAAGAAATACCTTCTGACCAAATTGCAGCAGTCCGTGCCTATTATCAGGATGGAATTGCCTTATTCTTGAAGATTGATCACAAGATGGACACTGTTCCTAACATAGATTTTACGATTCAGTTAATATTGGAAAAGCTGCAAACAAAAGTTTGGAGATCTCTGCAGCAGTCGGTACAGCCGATTTTTTGCACAGGCTATATATTTATTGACAGGCAAATCGACCAATTAAGGGATGCTATTTATCTTGCTTATCAGCAGGCTTTATCAATGGCCCAAAAAGGCTTAACGTCCGAATTTAATGAAATGTCATTTGCGTTAGGGAAAATTGTAGCAAATAAAGATATTAGCTTGTTAGCACAGCCGATATTGGATGTGGAAACAAATAAGGTTAAAGCATGTGAAATGCTGACAAGAGGACCTGTCGGCACATCGCTTGAAAATCCCCTCCAACTGTTTTCTGTTGCACGGCAAACCAACCATCTTTATGACCTTGAAATGGTCGTATTGGAAAAAGCGCTTGAACAAATAAAATTAACTACCTGGAAGTTCGATATTTTTATTAATTTTACACCGTTAACATTAGGTAATCAGCATTTTGTGAAAGACTTGAAAAAGCTGATGAACAAATATAAAGAGATATCTCCAAACAGGATTACCATTGAGGTGACAGAACGGGATTCAATTGAGGGATTAGAATACTTCATTTCTAACTTGAAGCTTTTGCGCCTAATTGGATTCAGAGTGGCTATAGATGATACAGGAGCAGGCTATGCAAGCTTGAACTCGATAAGTGAAATCATGCCTGATATCATTAAAATAGACCGTTCTGTCATCCAGAATATTGACAAAAATTCTGTCAAAGAATCGATGCTTAAAGGCTTGCTGCTAATAGCTAAGGAAGTAGGTTCAATAGTTGTAGCAGAAGGGATTGAAAGTGCGGAAGAAGCGCTTGTTCTCTCAAGAAATAAGGTTGATTTGGCACAAGGCTATTTTTATGCGAGGCCGACAAGCTTAAGCAATAATCTGCAAACGATTGTGTGA
- a CDS encoding M23 family metallopeptidase, with product MRKICFLAVLLAFLAPNIVSHAAENKSSADDTYYKRMELYEKIEAVTQLPWYYIAAVDQYERNIRASRRDLPKATGLTGIYFPKETWAGIINPDSDDTNPKSIAFFGGLGVDGNGDGKADSLNDEDVLFTFANHILKFGVDEDNFRIGLWDYYKRDKTVSIIMGKAAIYRHFGRLNLDDHAFPVPLRSNYSYRSTWGDARGWGGKRIHEGTDIFADYSVPVRATSYGIIEMKGWNRYGGWRIGIRDINNNYHYFAHLSGFAKDVHNGMIVEPGMLIGGVGSSGYGPPGTSGKFPPHLHYGMYKDNGKTEWSYDPFSHLKVWERQERIKLKAKK from the coding sequence ATGCGAAAAATATGTTTCTTAGCTGTCTTGCTTGCATTTTTGGCGCCTAATATTGTATCTCATGCAGCGGAAAATAAATCCTCTGCTGATGATACATATTATAAAAGGATGGAGCTGTATGAAAAGATTGAAGCGGTAACACAGCTGCCATGGTATTATATAGCTGCAGTTGACCAATATGAACGAAATATACGAGCTTCACGTAGGGATCTTCCTAAAGCGACCGGCTTGACCGGCATCTATTTCCCAAAAGAAACATGGGCTGGCATCATAAATCCAGACAGTGATGATACAAATCCTAAAAGCATTGCTTTTTTCGGAGGACTTGGTGTCGATGGCAATGGGGATGGAAAAGCAGACTCTTTAAATGACGAGGATGTGCTATTTACATTTGCCAATCATATTCTTAAATTTGGCGTTGATGAAGATAACTTCCGAATTGGACTTTGGGATTATTACAAACGAGATAAAACAGTAAGCATTATTATGGGTAAAGCTGCCATTTACCGGCATTTCGGCCGCTTAAACCTCGACGATCATGCATTTCCAGTTCCGTTAAGAAGTAATTACAGTTATCGGAGTACTTGGGGAGATGCACGAGGATGGGGCGGAAAACGAATACATGAGGGAACAGATATTTTTGCCGACTACAGTGTTCCTGTTAGGGCAACATCTTATGGCATCATAGAAATGAAGGGCTGGAACAGATATGGCGGCTGGAGAATTGGAATCCGCGATATCAATAACAATTATCATTATTTTGCCCATCTAAGCGGTTTTGCGAAGGATGTGCATAATGGCATGATTGTCGAACCGGGAATGCTTATCGGCGGTGTCGGCAGTTCAGGCTATGGACCTCCAGGAACTTCTGGAAAGTTCCCGCCTCATTTGCACTATGGCATGTATAAGGATAACGGCAAGACAGAATGGTCTTACGACCCGTTCTCCCATTTAAAAGTGTGGGAAAGGCAAGAAAGAATTAAATTAAAAGCAAAAAAATAG
- a CDS encoding YutD family protein produces MVCINNHCYELIEERKEGFNEEAFKGRYSDILTKYDYIVGDWGYGQLRLRGFFDDQNQKSSFDTKISTLTEYLYEYCNFGCPYFVVKKIKKQ; encoded by the coding sequence TTGGTTTGCATAAATAATCATTGTTATGAACTTATTGAAGAACGAAAAGAGGGCTTCAATGAGGAGGCATTTAAAGGAAGATACAGTGATATTTTAACAAAGTATGATTATATTGTCGGTGATTGGGGCTATGGTCAGCTTAGACTCAGAGGATTTTTTGATGACCAAAATCAGAAATCCAGCTTTGATACAAAAATCAGTACGTTAACAGAATATTTGTATGAATATTGCAATTTCGGATGTCCTTATTTTGTCGTTAAGAAAATAAAAAAACAATAA
- the thrC gene encoding threonine synthase → MRWKGLLEEYKNYLPINDNTPSLTLNEGNTPLIKLEQLSEEWGVELYVKTEGTNPTGSFKDRGMVMAVAKAKEEGNSTVICASTGNTSAAAAAYAARAGMRCIVVIPEGKIAMGKLAQAVMYGAEIISIEGNFDQALQMVRKISETEPVALVNSVNPYRLEGQKTAAFEVCDQLGTAPDILAIPVGNAGNISAYWKGFKEYNEAKQTGLPKIHGFEAAGAAAIVHNRVFENPETIATAIRIGNPASWKLAVQAQQESEGIIDEVTDEEIIAAYRTIAAKEGVFAEPGSCASIAGVYKHLQSGKIAKGSKIVAVLTGNGLKDPNTAIDVSPIKPVVLPNDEKAVAAHIKGVVHI, encoded by the coding sequence ATGAGATGGAAAGGCCTGCTTGAAGAATATAAAAATTATTTGCCAATTAACGATAACACACCAAGTCTGACTTTAAATGAGGGTAACACTCCTTTAATAAAGCTTGAACAGCTTTCAGAGGAATGGGGAGTAGAGCTGTATGTAAAAACAGAAGGTACAAACCCGACTGGTTCATTTAAAGACAGAGGCATGGTGATGGCTGTCGCTAAAGCTAAGGAGGAAGGCAATTCCACTGTTATTTGCGCCTCTACTGGAAATACATCGGCTGCAGCTGCAGCATATGCAGCTCGTGCAGGCATGCGCTGTATCGTTGTAATTCCAGAAGGTAAAATTGCGATGGGTAAACTAGCTCAAGCTGTTATGTACGGTGCTGAGATTATATCGATTGAAGGAAACTTTGACCAAGCATTGCAAATGGTTCGGAAAATCAGCGAAACAGAACCAGTTGCGCTAGTGAATTCTGTCAATCCATACAGATTAGAAGGCCAGAAAACAGCTGCATTTGAAGTTTGTGACCAGCTTGGCACAGCACCTGATATCTTGGCAATTCCAGTCGGAAATGCAGGCAATATTAGCGCCTACTGGAAAGGCTTTAAGGAATATAACGAAGCAAAACAAACAGGACTGCCAAAGATTCATGGATTTGAAGCAGCAGGAGCAGCAGCAATCGTCCATAATCGTGTGTTTGAAAATCCGGAAACAATCGCAACAGCAATTCGCATTGGAAATCCGGCGAGCTGGAAGCTGGCTGTACAAGCCCAGCAGGAATCAGAAGGTATTATTGATGAAGTAACAGATGAAGAAATCATCGCTGCTTACCGTACGATTGCAGCTAAAGAAGGCGTATTTGCAGAACCTGGTTCTTGTGCTTCTATCGCTGGAGTTTACAAGCATTTGCAAAGCGGTAAGATTGCTAAAGGCAGCAAGATCGTTGCTGTACTGACAGGAAATGGCTTAAAAGATCCGAACACAGCTATAGATGTAAGTCCAATTAAGCCTGTTGTTCTGCCGAACGATGAGAAGGCAGTGGCGGCTCATATTAAGGGAGTCGTTCATATATGA
- a CDS encoding TIGR01457 family HAD-type hydrolase → MKNYKGYLIDLDGTMYKGTEVIQEAAEFVKRLIALGIPYLYVTNNSTKTPEQVAQKLRDFHIPAKKEEVFTSAMAAAGYIYEQNKSASVYMIGEEGLRHALTEKDIQILANHEEADYVVAGMDQQITYEKLAQACLAVRSGAKYIITNGDTALPTERGLLPGNGALTSVITVSTNTAPLNMGKPEAIIVEQALKLLGVNKNEAIMVGDNYHTDILAGVNAGIDTLLVHSGVTTAEHLATYEQKPTYSVNSLSEWE, encoded by the coding sequence ATGAAAAACTATAAAGGATACTTAATCGATCTAGATGGGACTATGTATAAAGGGACAGAAGTAATTCAAGAAGCGGCTGAATTTGTCAAACGCTTAATTGCCCTTGGTATCCCATATTTATATGTGACGAACAACTCGACAAAAACACCAGAGCAAGTAGCCCAAAAGTTAAGAGATTTCCACATACCTGCAAAAAAAGAGGAAGTGTTTACTTCCGCTATGGCTGCAGCTGGATATATATACGAACAGAACAAATCAGCAAGTGTTTATATGATAGGTGAAGAAGGCTTGCGCCATGCACTTACAGAAAAAGACATTCAAATACTGGCTAACCATGAAGAGGCTGATTATGTAGTAGCAGGCATGGACCAGCAAATCACGTATGAAAAGCTGGCGCAGGCATGTCTTGCTGTCCGCAGCGGAGCTAAATACATTATCACAAACGGTGATACAGCTTTGCCGACGGAGAGGGGACTTCTTCCTGGAAACGGTGCCCTTACATCAGTCATAACAGTTTCAACAAACACAGCCCCACTTAATATGGGCAAGCCAGAGGCAATCATCGTGGAACAAGCATTGAAACTGCTTGGCGTAAATAAGAATGAGGCTATTATGGTAGGCGATAATTATCATACCGATATATTAGCTGGGGTAAATGCAGGAATTGATACATTGTTAGTTCATTCTGGTGTCACAACAGCAGAGCATTTAGCCACTTATGAGCAAAAACCTACATATTCCGTTAACAGTCTTTCTGAGTGGGAATAA
- a CDS encoding DUF1805 domain-containing protein, producing the protein MVEVYPIVIEEQTFIAVSVQLPKTNLLVVKNDKGYIMCGALDVGLLNEKLKDRKVIAGRAVGVKTIEQLLDAPLESITYEAENLGIHKGMIGKEALLKMV; encoded by the coding sequence ATGGTGGAAGTTTATCCTATTGTGATAGAGGAGCAGACATTCATAGCAGTAAGCGTCCAGCTGCCCAAGACAAACCTGCTTGTAGTAAAAAATGATAAAGGGTATATCATGTGCGGAGCATTGGATGTTGGTTTATTAAATGAAAAATTAAAGGATCGAAAAGTAATTGCCGGGAGGGCTGTCGGTGTAAAGACAATCGAGCAGCTGCTTGATGCCCCGCTGGAATCGATAACTTATGAAGCAGAAAACCTTGGTATTCATAAGGGTATGATAGGTAAGGAAGCATTACTAAAGATGGTGTAG
- a CDS encoding HD-GYP domain-containing protein, with product MRLVRTKYLSEGAILAKPIHNEQGNILVNNGVRLDKQLIDRLVQLGVAYLYIDDKLTDDIYPVAPISDRLKREAMQTIETSFKELKGSSSKEKSFIMEKSAPAFKQLIDKVLEELKGHQELFSIMSDVFLYDNYIFSHSLNVTLYSLALGMELKLPRKQLETLGLGAILHDVGKMDIPLEILLKPGKLTLDEFTEIKKHANAGFDMLRKVHNMPLIVAHCAYQHHERLNGSGYPRGITGEEIHLFGKVIAVADVFDAITSNRVYRQAMLPHEALEVLYTGIDTLFDAKIVEAFRNAIILYPNGVSVMLSSGEKGIVSRQNKGFNERPVIRVIEKNGTAIQPYDLDLKENLAITIIDCEALG from the coding sequence ATGAGATTAGTAAGAACAAAATACCTTTCAGAAGGAGCAATATTAGCGAAACCAATACATAATGAACAGGGAAATATTCTCGTCAACAACGGCGTGAGGCTTGATAAACAATTAATAGATCGATTAGTGCAGTTAGGCGTTGCTTATTTATATATAGATGATAAATTAACCGATGATATCTATCCGGTTGCTCCGATCTCTGATCGGTTAAAGAGAGAGGCAATGCAGACAATTGAAACAAGCTTTAAGGAACTGAAGGGTTCCAGCAGTAAGGAAAAATCCTTCATCATGGAAAAATCAGCTCCTGCTTTTAAGCAGCTTATTGACAAAGTCCTTGAGGAACTAAAAGGACATCAAGAACTGTTTTCTATTATGAGCGATGTGTTTTTGTATGACAATTATATTTTTTCACATAGCTTGAATGTCACTCTTTATTCTTTAGCGTTAGGAATGGAGTTAAAGCTGCCAAGGAAGCAGCTCGAGACTCTCGGTCTTGGTGCGATTCTGCATGATGTCGGCAAGATGGATATTCCATTGGAGATTTTGCTCAAACCTGGAAAGCTGACGTTAGATGAATTTACGGAAATTAAAAAGCATGCAAATGCTGGATTTGATATGCTTAGGAAAGTCCATAATATGCCTTTAATTGTAGCGCACTGTGCTTATCAACATCATGAAAGACTGAATGGATCAGGCTATCCGAGAGGAATTACAGGGGAAGAAATTCATCTGTTCGGCAAGGTCATTGCTGTTGCAGATGTTTTTGATGCGATAACTTCCAATCGTGTTTACAGACAGGCAATGCTTCCGCATGAGGCGTTGGAAGTGCTGTATACAGGGATCGATACACTCTTTGACGCGAAAATTGTCGAAGCATTCCGCAATGCCATCATTCTTTACCCAAATGGAGTAAGTGTTATGTTAAGCAGCGGTGAAAAAGGCATTGTTTCAAGGCAGAACAAAGGATTTAATGAACGTCCTGTCATCCGCGTTATTGAAAAGAATGGAACAGCAATACAACCATATGATCTTGATTTAAAGGAAAACCTTGCAATTACAATTATTGATTGTGAGGCTTTAGGGTAA
- the yutH gene encoding spore coat putative kinase YutH — translation MMIRKILHSHYGVEVTDEMRFGHYEACRKDGKLYTLIPVDNKEDEEILELHELVNHMTNLGDYRVGTFLESKDGNIREEVEGQAYCIMLNEHVQPFQSKQLGRKLGKFHYRGRSVQFGVEKISRMGQWKGLWEKRIDQMEAFWNTKMYQEPESEFDKLFLEAFPYYMGVSENAIQYLVDTELDDEPSPIDSGTICHNRFMKSTWMGEYYVKNPFDWVFDHCGRDLAEWTRERYFLNIKTYYRDVRNFYNDYQSIAPLSPFSWRLIYARLLFPLHFVECVENYYSSSSEAQRHYLEDQLKKYLNQSKDSEEFLRVFFEMVEAPVKKSKIPTLSWLY, via the coding sequence ATGATGATTCGGAAAATCTTACACAGTCATTATGGCGTAGAGGTCACAGATGAAATGAGGTTTGGTCACTATGAAGCCTGCAGAAAGGATGGCAAGCTGTATACGCTTATACCAGTAGACAACAAAGAGGATGAAGAGATATTAGAGCTTCATGAGCTTGTAAATCATATGACAAATTTGGGTGATTACAGAGTTGGGACATTTCTGGAATCAAAGGATGGCAATATTAGAGAAGAGGTGGAAGGACAGGCGTACTGTATTATGCTGAATGAGCATGTTCAGCCTTTTCAATCAAAGCAATTAGGAAGGAAATTAGGAAAGTTTCATTATCGGGGCAGATCGGTCCAATTTGGTGTCGAGAAAATTTCGCGAATGGGACAATGGAAAGGTTTGTGGGAAAAGAGGATTGACCAGATGGAGGCCTTTTGGAATACAAAGATGTACCAGGAACCTGAAAGCGAATTTGATAAACTGTTTCTCGAGGCATTTCCATATTATATGGGAGTTTCTGAAAATGCGATTCAGTATTTGGTCGATACAGAGCTTGATGATGAACCTTCACCGATTGACAGCGGGACGATTTGCCATAACCGTTTCATGAAATCAACATGGATGGGAGAGTATTATGTAAAGAATCCATTTGATTGGGTATTCGATCATTGCGGCAGAGATTTAGCAGAATGGACAAGAGAAAGATATTTTCTTAATATTAAAACCTATTATCGGGATGTTCGAAATTTTTACAATGACTATCAAAGCATTGCACCATTAAGCCCGTTTTCCTGGAGGCTGATCTATGCGAGATTGCTGTTTCCTCTTCATTTTGTGGAGTGTGTCGAAAATTATTATTCAAGCTCAAGTGAGGCACAACGGCATTATTTAGAGGATCAATTAAAGAAATATTTAAATCAGTCAAAGGATTCAGAGGAGTTCCTGCGCGTTTTTTTTGAGATGGTTGAAGCACCTGTCAAAAAATCAAAAATCCCCACATTAAGCTGGCTTTATTAA
- a CDS encoding phosphatidylglycerophosphatase A translates to MSDITEKTARKWLHERGVTIEDIGELVYLLQEKYHENLEMAECIHNVERVLSKREVQNALLTGIQLDVLAEKKMLEAPLQAIIESDESLYGVDEVLSFSIVNVYGSIGFTNYGYVDKLKPGILKKLNDKSTGKCHTFLDDIVGAIAAAASSRLAHSVRGEK, encoded by the coding sequence ATGTCAGATATTACAGAAAAAACAGCGAGAAAATGGCTTCACGAGCGCGGAGTTACCATAGAAGATATTGGAGAACTAGTTTATTTATTACAGGAAAAATATCACGAGAATTTAGAAATGGCTGAATGTATCCATAATGTAGAGCGTGTATTGTCCAAAAGGGAAGTACAAAATGCCTTGTTAACTGGCATACAATTAGATGTGCTTGCAGAAAAGAAAATGCTCGAGGCACCGCTTCAAGCCATTATCGAAAGTGATGAAAGTCTTTACGGCGTTGACGAAGTACTGAGCTTTTCCATCGTAAATGTATATGGCTCAATCGGCTTTACTAATTACGGATATGTAGATAAATTAAAACCTGGCATCCTTAAGAAGCTTAATGATAAATCGACAGGGAAATGTCATACTTTTTTAGATGATATAGTTGGTGCTATTGCTGCGGCAGCATCAAGCAGGCTGGCACATAGTGTCAGGGGTGAAAAATAG
- the yunB gene encoding sporulation protein YunB, protein MRKFYFRQRMTRKKPLTFQQTLVITAVFFIFSTILSLWIINNGLKPTLAYYAQSQTKKLATLVINDALKSETGEEENNLMIDGNNFVFNTAQVVKKQQEITSLVQDNINRMEKGDIPAAAELTDIKLDKDLTARDEGIVYNVPIGQATNNALLANLGPDVPIKFNVVGSVKSDLKTETENVGINYVVVKAFVELKVDIQIIIPFATELTTVKQDILIAMAGFEGDVPEFYNGSGSSIPAVELPADNKE, encoded by the coding sequence TTGCGGAAATTTTATTTTCGTCAAAGGATGACTCGGAAAAAACCGTTGACCTTTCAGCAGACTCTTGTAATTACAGCAGTGTTTTTTATCTTCTCCACCATATTGAGCCTCTGGATTATCAATAATGGCTTAAAGCCTACGCTGGCCTATTATGCACAGTCACAGACAAAGAAGCTGGCAACTTTGGTGATTAATGATGCACTTAAAAGCGAGACAGGAGAAGAAGAGAATAATTTAATGATAGATGGCAATAATTTTGTATTCAATACGGCACAAGTTGTAAAAAAACAACAAGAAATTACGAGCTTAGTACAGGACAACATAAACAGGATGGAAAAGGGCGATATTCCTGCAGCAGCAGAGTTAACGGATATTAAATTAGATAAAGATTTAACTGCAAGAGATGAAGGAATAGTTTATAATGTCCCGATCGGCCAAGCAACAAATAATGCACTGCTCGCAAATCTTGGTCCTGATGTACCAATTAAATTTAATGTTGTCGGCAGTGTTAAATCAGATTTAAAGACAGAGACAGAGAATGTCGGCATTAATTATGTTGTAGTAAAAGCATTCGTGGAGTTAAAGGTAGACATTCAAATTATTATCCCGTTTGCAACAGAGCTGACGACTGTCAAACAAGATATATTAATTGCGATGGCAGGATTTGAAGGAGATGTGCCTGAGTTTTATAATGGAAGCGGGAGCAGTATTCCTGCTGTAGAATTACCGGCAGATAATAAAGAATGA
- a CDS encoding homoserine dehydrogenase: METISIGLLGLGTVGTGVVKIIENHQDKIMHQIGCPVKVKKILVKNIDKDRDVSIATDMLTTNPDEILNDPEIDVIIEVMGGVEETKERLLQALKNRKHVVTANKDLMAVYGARLLQVASENNCDLFYEASVAGGIPIIRGLVDGLASDHITKLMGIVNGTTNFILTKMTKQGKAYDEVLEEAQRLGFAESDPTSDVEGLDAARKMTILATLGFSMNISLEDVKVEGITQVTEEDIQYGKQLGYTMKLIGFAHRQDGKVEVSVQPAFLIDSHPLAAVNNEFNAVYVYGEAVGETMFYGPGAGSMPTATAVVSDLVNVLKNMRLGVNGKTAITPQFKKNLKKPDEMYSKYFLRLQVEDAVGVFAEITSIFSKNGVSFEKILQLPVKEKGMAEIVLITHHASLLNYENILIQLRDLSSVRTVKSSYRVEGGTK, translated from the coding sequence TTGGAGACAATATCAATTGGACTGCTTGGATTGGGCACTGTCGGCACAGGTGTTGTAAAAATCATAGAAAATCACCAAGATAAAATCATGCACCAAATCGGCTGTCCCGTCAAAGTAAAAAAGATACTTGTAAAAAATATAGATAAAGACCGGGATGTATCCATTGCAACTGACATGTTAACAACAAATCCAGATGAGATTCTGAATGATCCAGAAATAGATGTGATTATTGAAGTGATGGGCGGCGTAGAGGAGACAAAAGAAAGGCTGCTCCAAGCCCTTAAAAATCGCAAGCACGTTGTAACAGCTAACAAGGATTTAATGGCTGTTTACGGGGCGCGCCTCTTACAAGTTGCCTCAGAAAATAATTGTGATTTATTCTACGAAGCAAGCGTTGCTGGCGGGATTCCTATCATTCGAGGACTTGTCGATGGCCTAGCATCAGACCACATTACGAAACTGATGGGAATCGTGAATGGAACGACAAACTTTATTTTGACAAAAATGACTAAGCAAGGAAAAGCGTACGACGAAGTCTTGGAAGAAGCACAACGACTCGGATTCGCCGAAAGCGATCCGACATCTGACGTGGAAGGTCTTGATGCAGCTCGGAAAATGACGATATTGGCTACATTAGGCTTTTCTATGAACATCAGCCTTGAAGATGTGAAGGTTGAGGGGATTACTCAGGTCACGGAAGAAGACATTCAGTATGGCAAGCAGCTTGGCTATACGATGAAATTGATTGGTTTTGCCCATAGACAGGACGGAAAAGTAGAAGTGAGCGTTCAGCCAGCCTTCTTAATTGACAGTCACCCGCTAGCGGCAGTCAACAATGAATTTAATGCTGTTTATGTATACGGTGAAGCAGTAGGAGAAACGATGTTTTACGGGCCTGGTGCCGGCAGCATGCCGACAGCAACTGCAGTCGTTTCTGATTTAGTGAATGTCCTAAAAAACATGAGATTGGGTGTAAACGGAAAAACCGCTATTACACCACAATTTAAAAAGAACTTGAAGAAACCGGACGAAATGTACTCCAAATACTTCCTTCGTCTGCAAGTAGAAGATGCAGTAGGTGTATTTGCTGAAATTACATCAATCTTCTCCAAAAATGGTGTGAGCTTTGAAAAGATTCTGCAATTGCCTGTAAAAGAAAAAGGCATGGCAGAAATAGTCTTAATTACGCATCATGCATCCTTGTTAAACTATGAAAATATACTAATTCAATTAAGAGACTTATCATCTGTCCGTACAGTAAAAAGCTCTTACCGTGTAGAAGGAGGAACTAAGTAA